Proteins co-encoded in one Cytophaga hutchinsonii ATCC 33406 genomic window:
- a CDS encoding 2-oxoglutarate dehydrogenase E1 component, producing MDNYSYVSNAEISYVDEMYQSYRKDPSSVDETWQKFFEGYNFSLQKYGEKGATNGGSAEAPSGNGVAAVASSPATTVSEKEVRVHYLIHAYRSRGHLRSKTNPVRERKDRKPLLELTDFGLTDADLDVVFEAGNEIGIGAASLRKIVETLKFIYEGAIGFEYMYIRKPEKLAWLRNKIEKESLAHNLTLDEKKRILSKLNEAVVFENFLHTKYVGQKRFSLEGGETTIPALDKMITASAELGVEEVVIGMAHRGRLNVLANIMGKTYEQIFNEFEGNIKPDMTMGDGDVKYHMGYSSEVVTPKGQKINLKLMPNPSHLEAVDPVVLGFVRAKGDRLYGYDYKKVLPVLIHGDAAVAAQGIVYEIVQMSKLAGYQTGGTIHFVINNQVGFTTDFEDARSSIYCTDVAKIVDAPVMHVNGDDPEAVTFCMRLAAEYRQKFNEDIFIDMVCYRRHGHNESDEPKFTQPKLYNVISRHANPRELYNQKLIERGDVDAEIAKNMDREFRDMLQDRLNQVKQKPLPYSLQKMEKEWTELRKATKEDFDQSPDTSITQEVIDKVGKAITDIPADFKPLKQIEKLLKDRKEQFQDTKIVNWATAELLAYGSLLLEKKIVRFSGQDVQRGTFSHRHAVLKDAETNEPYYSLNHISDNQKRFRIYNSLLSEYGVLGFEYGYAMANPSALVIWEAQFGDFANGTQVMIDQFVTSGETKWQRQNGLVMQLPHGYEGQGPEHSSARLERFLGLCANNNIIVTNITTPANMFHALRRQLKWEFRKPLINMAPKSLLRHPLVVSDLKEFTSGRFQEVIDDANVDAKKVKRVLFCTGKVYYDLFEEQKNAKRNDVAIVRIEQLYPYPEKQMAAVFEKYKGAEYVWVQEEPYNMGAWGYILRRMYLMNNTGIEVIARDEASSPAVGYLKAHNEKQAELVKRAFAEKIEKMNIR from the coding sequence ATGGATAATTATTCATACGTGTCAAATGCAGAAATCTCATACGTAGATGAGATGTATCAATCTTACCGCAAAGATCCTTCATCGGTAGATGAAACCTGGCAGAAATTTTTTGAAGGATACAATTTCTCTCTGCAGAAATACGGCGAAAAAGGTGCAACAAACGGCGGGAGCGCTGAAGCTCCTTCTGGCAATGGTGTAGCAGCGGTTGCATCAAGCCCGGCAACAACCGTTTCAGAAAAAGAAGTACGTGTACACTATTTGATACACGCCTATAGAAGCAGAGGTCACTTAAGATCTAAAACCAACCCGGTACGTGAGCGTAAGGACCGCAAGCCGTTGTTGGAGCTTACAGACTTTGGACTTACGGATGCAGATCTGGATGTGGTGTTTGAAGCAGGGAACGAAATCGGTATCGGTGCTGCCTCACTTCGTAAAATTGTAGAGACATTAAAATTCATCTACGAAGGTGCGATCGGTTTTGAATATATGTATATCCGTAAGCCGGAAAAACTGGCGTGGTTACGTAACAAGATCGAAAAAGAATCGCTTGCGCATAATTTAACATTAGACGAAAAGAAACGCATTCTTTCTAAACTGAATGAAGCGGTTGTTTTCGAAAACTTTCTTCATACAAAATATGTAGGTCAGAAACGTTTCTCTCTTGAAGGTGGTGAAACTACGATTCCTGCATTGGATAAAATGATTACTGCCAGTGCCGAACTTGGTGTTGAAGAAGTAGTGATCGGTATGGCTCACCGTGGCCGTTTGAACGTATTGGCAAACATCATGGGTAAAACCTACGAACAGATCTTTAACGAGTTCGAAGGAAATATCAAGCCGGATATGACCATGGGTGACGGCGACGTGAAATACCACATGGGGTATTCAAGCGAAGTGGTTACACCAAAAGGTCAGAAGATCAATTTGAAATTAATGCCGAACCCTTCTCACCTGGAAGCGGTAGATCCTGTGGTATTGGGATTTGTACGTGCTAAAGGAGATCGTTTGTATGGCTACGATTATAAAAAAGTATTGCCTGTATTGATACACGGTGATGCAGCGGTTGCGGCACAGGGTATTGTGTATGAAATTGTACAGATGAGTAAACTTGCCGGTTACCAGACTGGCGGTACCATTCACTTTGTAATTAACAACCAGGTTGGTTTTACAACGGATTTTGAAGACGCACGTTCTTCGATCTATTGTACGGATGTTGCTAAAATTGTTGATGCGCCTGTAATGCACGTAAATGGTGATGATCCGGAAGCGGTGACGTTCTGCATGCGTTTAGCGGCTGAATACAGACAAAAATTCAACGAAGATATTTTCATTGATATGGTGTGCTACCGTCGCCACGGTCACAACGAGAGTGATGAACCTAAGTTCACACAACCAAAATTATACAATGTAATTTCCCGCCACGCAAACCCACGTGAATTATACAATCAGAAATTGATTGAACGCGGTGATGTAGATGCTGAGATTGCTAAGAACATGGATCGCGAATTCAGAGACATGTTGCAGGATCGTCTGAACCAGGTGAAGCAAAAACCGCTTCCATATTCCTTACAGAAAATGGAAAAAGAGTGGACGGAACTTCGCAAGGCGACAAAAGAAGATTTTGATCAATCGCCCGATACATCAATTACACAAGAAGTAATTGATAAAGTAGGAAAGGCGATCACAGATATTCCGGCAGATTTCAAACCGTTGAAACAAATTGAAAAATTATTAAAAGACCGTAAAGAACAATTCCAGGATACAAAAATTGTGAACTGGGCAACGGCAGAATTACTTGCATACGGTTCATTATTATTAGAAAAGAAAATTGTTCGCTTCAGCGGCCAGGATGTTCAGCGCGGTACTTTCTCTCACCGTCATGCGGTATTGAAAGATGCTGAAACAAACGAACCATACTACAGCTTAAATCACATTTCAGATAACCAGAAACGTTTCCGTATCTATAACTCCTTATTATCTGAATATGGTGTGTTAGGTTTTGAATACGGTTATGCAATGGCAAACCCAAGTGCTCTTGTAATTTGGGAAGCACAGTTTGGGGACTTTGCAAACGGCACACAGGTTATGATTGATCAGTTTGTTACTTCAGGTGAAACGAAGTGGCAGCGTCAGAACGGCTTGGTAATGCAATTGCCGCACGGTTATGAAGGACAAGGTCCGGAGCACTCTTCAGCACGTTTAGAGCGTTTCTTAGGATTGTGTGCGAACAACAACATCATCGTTACAAACATCACAACGCCTGCAAACATGTTCCATGCACTACGCAGACAGCTGAAGTGGGAATTCCGTAAGCCGTTGATCAACATGGCACCGAAGTCTTTATTAAGACACCCGTTGGTTGTTTCTGACTTAAAAGAATTTACAAGCGGACGTTTCCAGGAAGTGATCGACGATGCAAACGTAGATGCTAAAAAAGTAAAACGTGTATTGTTCTGTACAGGTAAAGTGTATTACGATCTGTTTGAAGAACAAAAAAATGCGAAGCGTAATGATGTTGCGATTGTTCGTATCGAGCAATTATATCCATATCCTGAAAAACAAATGGCTGCTGTATTTGAGAAATACAAAGGTGCAGAATATGTTTGGGTACAGGAAGAACCATATAACATGGGCGCGTGGGGTTACATCTTACGTAGAATGTATTTGATGAACAATACAGGTATCGAAGTTATCGCCCGTGATGAAGCATCTTCTCCGGCAGTAGGTTATTTAAAAGCACACAACGAAAAGCAGGCAGAGCTTGTGAAACGTGCCTTTGCTGAGAAGATCGAAAAAATGAATATCCGATAA
- a CDS encoding DUF1800 domain-containing protein, with the protein MALVQFSGILERKRAAHLLRRITFGPNKGEIDTFSSLTPAAALTLLFTDTAEPQPPVDLKTGTTWVTAPSTAANSTDAVLQEYFKGWWLKQMLAQDISSANRLPAMVREKIVFFLHTHLTTIQEVVGNSRALYFQNVLFRKYALDGSKPALINLKELTKKVSIDNAMLILLDGKLNVKGDPNENFGRELIELYTLGKGLQGNIPPSTVQGDYIYYTEQDVKAAALVMSGWDTNTTFTTLDADTGLPRGKAKTNATTIATQHDNSVKQFSARFNNATITPNPALLSSGQATEASMIDEISQLVDLIYSQAECPKNICRKIYRFFIYHEIDATIDATIISELAATFVANGYKIEPVIKELLGSQYFYDLMDASVDNDKFGAIIKSPLELVTETLSFFEYSLPAQLDAYYKTTDNLFTQLRIMGMNFMNPIDVSGFDAYHQYPMFNRAWISTNALNRRYNFIFLSMTTDNMMMDGAINIDLYAYMKLRFGSVAADPDAFIRELISYLFPLSQEITEITTERLNYFKQQFFQLGEALPQGPLVFWQFSWANGDTVPASKTDARGMLQDLVNALLQSPEFQLH; encoded by the coding sequence ATGGCCTTAGTTCAATTTTCCGGTATTCTTGAACGTAAACGTGCTGCGCATTTATTGCGTCGCATCACTTTTGGACCAAACAAAGGAGAAATAGATACGTTTTCTTCGCTCACTCCGGCAGCTGCCTTAACCCTGTTATTTACAGATACAGCTGAACCACAACCACCGGTTGATCTTAAAACGGGCACAACCTGGGTAACTGCTCCTTCAACCGCAGCGAACAGTACAGATGCCGTGCTGCAGGAATACTTCAAAGGCTGGTGGCTTAAACAGATGCTGGCGCAGGATATTTCTTCAGCAAACAGGCTTCCGGCAATGGTACGGGAAAAGATCGTATTTTTTCTGCACACGCATTTAACTACCATACAGGAAGTAGTGGGTAACAGCCGGGCTTTATATTTCCAGAATGTTTTGTTCCGGAAATATGCGCTGGACGGCAGTAAACCGGCTTTGATTAATTTAAAGGAATTAACAAAAAAGGTAAGTATTGACAATGCCATGCTGATCTTACTGGATGGCAAATTAAATGTGAAAGGTGACCCGAATGAAAATTTCGGAAGGGAACTGATTGAATTATACACGCTGGGAAAAGGTTTACAGGGAAATATTCCTCCCTCAACCGTTCAGGGCGATTATATTTATTATACCGAACAGGATGTTAAAGCTGCGGCGTTGGTTATGTCTGGCTGGGACACAAATACAACCTTCACTACACTTGATGCAGACACGGGCCTTCCAAGAGGCAAGGCTAAAACTAATGCCACAACAATTGCTACGCAGCATGACAACAGTGTTAAACAGTTCAGTGCACGTTTTAACAACGCTACCATTACGCCCAACCCTGCTTTACTAAGCAGCGGACAGGCAACGGAAGCAAGTATGATCGATGAGATCAGCCAGCTGGTGGATCTGATTTATTCTCAGGCGGAATGTCCGAAAAATATCTGCCGCAAAATTTATCGCTTCTTTATTTACCACGAAATAGATGCAACAATAGACGCTACCATCATTTCGGAGCTTGCAGCAACGTTTGTAGCGAATGGATACAAGATTGAACCGGTAATAAAAGAATTGCTGGGTAGCCAGTATTTTTATGATCTGATGGATGCTTCGGTTGATAACGACAAGTTCGGTGCTATTATTAAATCACCGCTGGAACTTGTTACAGAAACGCTCAGCTTCTTCGAATATAGCTTACCCGCGCAATTGGATGCGTATTACAAAACAACGGATAATCTATTCACCCAATTACGGATCATGGGAATGAATTTCATGAACCCGATAGATGTTTCCGGCTTTGATGCATACCATCAATATCCAATGTTTAACAGAGCATGGATCTCAACCAATGCATTAAACAGAAGATATAATTTTATTTTTTTAAGCATGACTACCGACAACATGATGATGGATGGCGCCATAAACATTGATCTGTATGCATATATGAAACTCAGGTTCGGATCTGTTGCAGCAGATCCGGATGCTTTTATCCGTGAACTGATTTCATATCTGTTTCCGCTTTCACAGGAAATAACTGAAATAACAACAGAGCGTCTGAATTATTTCAAACAACAGTTCTTTCAGTTAGGGGAAGCGCTGCCGCAAGGCCCGCTTGTATTCTGGCAGTTCAGCTGGGCAAATGGAGATACGGTCCCTGCAAGTAAAACAGATGCACGGGGCATGTTACAGGACCTCGTAAACGCACTCTTACAGTCACCGGAATTTCAACTTCATTAA
- a CDS encoding DUF1501 domain-containing protein, which translates to MKRRDFLTKLPALALPFVINGTYFNILADTLSPLQRLAANCPNDRVLIILQLHGGNDGINMLLPVSDYDRYYNVRANIAIPDKGARAFIRLDSTLANTDQIGLHPDMVGVKSMYDQGLVRMIQGVSYENHNQSHFRGRDILFMGGGSSDYLTSGWAGRYLKNNYAPDVYPADFPNANMPDPLALEFNDDLSLVFHQDDNIPTSIAIDDPESFFDLVDTLPGYNDKPGIDARGIPPASVANSPYGKEMNWILNLEEKSDEYHSRILQVYNKGKATDPNISYPVSYPLNAPKQRVKNPLSAKLKIIANLIQGGSKTKIYLIRMGGFDTHAQQVETTSATMGNHAALMYHISSAMRAFQDDLKARSIDERVLTMTTSEFGRRIYSNGSYGTDHGIGAPMMLFGKGVVPGLSGTNPDLTQDNVAMQFDYRQVYASILKDWMCVDASLVDNEFGILWGNYPGRGTTLPIINNNLISSVNDFVRDRFYMNNCYPNPAVNFTDITFYINTSCVVTISLHDSTGKLIKNIVSETYPVGESKVSVDLREIKAGMYFYQIETSYFKDAKKIVIQK; encoded by the coding sequence ATGAAAAGAAGAGATTTTTTAACAAAACTCCCTGCACTGGCATTGCCGTTTGTAATCAATGGTACATACTTCAACATACTGGCAGATACATTGTCGCCCTTACAGCGTCTGGCAGCTAACTGCCCCAACGACCGGGTACTGATTATTTTACAGCTGCATGGCGGTAATGATGGTATCAATATGCTGTTACCTGTTTCTGACTATGACCGCTATTATAATGTCCGCGCCAACATTGCTATTCCGGATAAAGGCGCGCGGGCTTTTATCCGATTGGATAGTACGCTTGCCAATACAGACCAGATTGGCCTGCACCCGGATATGGTTGGCGTGAAAAGTATGTATGATCAGGGTCTGGTACGCATGATCCAGGGTGTATCGTATGAGAATCACAACCAATCACACTTCAGAGGCCGGGATATATTATTTATGGGTGGCGGCTCCTCTGATTATTTAACATCCGGCTGGGCAGGCAGGTATTTAAAAAATAATTACGCGCCCGATGTGTATCCTGCTGATTTTCCGAATGCAAACATGCCGGATCCATTGGCATTGGAGTTCAATGATGATCTCTCGCTTGTGTTCCATCAGGACGATAATATCCCAACATCCATAGCGATAGATGACCCGGAATCTTTTTTTGATCTGGTTGATACCCTGCCTGGATACAATGATAAGCCGGGGATAGATGCACGCGGTATCCCGCCAGCGTCTGTAGCTAATTCTCCGTATGGAAAAGAAATGAACTGGATTCTTAATCTGGAAGAAAAATCAGATGAATACCACAGCCGCATTCTTCAGGTATACAATAAAGGAAAAGCAACAGACCCGAATATTTCGTATCCGGTTTCTTATCCGCTCAACGCGCCGAAACAACGTGTTAAAAATCCGCTTTCAGCAAAATTAAAAATTATTGCCAATCTGATCCAGGGCGGATCGAAAACAAAAATTTATCTGATCCGCATGGGCGGATTTGATACGCACGCGCAACAGGTTGAAACAACCAGTGCAACGATGGGTAATCATGCCGCCTTGATGTATCACATCTCTTCAGCCATGCGTGCTTTCCAGGATGATCTGAAAGCACGGAGTATCGATGAACGTGTATTAACTATGACAACATCTGAATTCGGCAGAAGAATTTATTCAAACGGAAGTTATGGTACCGATCACGGTATAGGTGCGCCAATGATGCTCTTTGGTAAAGGTGTTGTACCAGGCTTGTCGGGCACAAACCCGGACTTAACGCAGGACAATGTAGCCATGCAGTTTGATTACAGACAGGTGTATGCAAGTATTCTTAAAGACTGGATGTGTGTGGACGCAAGTCTTGTTGATAATGAGTTTGGCATTCTTTGGGGGAACTATCCCGGAAGAGGTACAACACTGCCTATTATAAATAATAATTTAATTTCCAGTGTAAATGATTTCGTGCGCGATAGATTTTACATGAATAATTGTTATCCCAATCCGGCAGTCAATTTTACCGATATTACATTTTATATTAACACCAGTTGCGTTGTTACCATATCCTTGCACGATAGTACCGGCAAGCTGATAAAAAATATTGTTTCTGAAACCTATCCTGTGGGTGAAAGTAAAGTCTCTGTAGATTTGCGGGAAATAAAAGCCGGCATGTATTTCTACCAGATTGAAACGTCTTACTTTAAAGATGCCAAGAAAATTGTTATTCAAAAATAG
- a CDS encoding outer membrane beta-barrel protein — translation MQKQLFNTCIFIFSLCAWTYSYQAHAQVHRKKSAHASGLPTNNFEKTQFYIGIRGGLNLTKVRIINSYSSFVSPTDPAEDYKKTYTDYTTPAGSFGLEFSFSYQKFTASFQPNYRRQTYSYSNTYEWHDANNVQNYLQLTYNQKTQLDYIEFPLFIRYDIISGAFKPFVQAGFYYAILNSATKQLNIEGVDHSGGTSRSFTEPVTIIGADDLFINSSIGAALGLGTSYKVGNIRLILDATYRMGLNNISNVQNRYISNSLSGAGDVSDDLKLNNITFSFGCLFPMKFLISPSHKAVD, via the coding sequence ATGCAAAAACAGTTATTCAATACATGCATTTTTATTTTTTCCCTGTGTGCATGGACATACTCCTATCAAGCACACGCACAGGTTCACCGAAAAAAATCAGCACATGCGAGCGGCTTGCCCACAAATAATTTTGAAAAAACACAATTCTATATTGGTATTCGCGGAGGCCTGAATCTCACGAAAGTACGTATCATTAATAGTTATTCTTCTTTTGTATCTCCTACAGATCCTGCTGAAGACTATAAAAAAACATATACCGATTATACAACTCCGGCTGGCTCTTTTGGACTGGAATTTTCTTTTTCGTATCAGAAATTTACCGCAAGCTTTCAGCCTAATTACAGAAGACAAACATACAGTTATTCCAATACGTATGAATGGCATGATGCAAACAACGTACAAAATTATTTGCAGCTTACGTATAATCAAAAAACGCAGCTGGATTATATTGAATTTCCGTTGTTCATCCGGTATGATATAATTTCAGGTGCATTCAAACCTTTTGTGCAGGCAGGCTTTTATTATGCTATTTTAAATAGCGCAACAAAACAATTGAATATTGAAGGCGTGGATCATTCAGGCGGCACAAGCCGGAGTTTTACTGAACCGGTTACCATAATCGGAGCCGATGATTTATTTATCAATTCTTCCATAGGTGCGGCGCTTGGTCTGGGTACCAGTTACAAAGTCGGTAACATACGCCTGATCCTTGATGCCACATATCGCATGGGCTTAAATAATATTTCCAATGTACAAAACCGGTATATATCTAATTCGCTTTCCGGCGCGGGTGATGTGTCTGATGATCTGAAATTAAATAACATTACATTTTCATTCGGCTGTTTATTCCCAATGAAATTTTTAATCTCTCCGTCACATAAAGCAGTAGACTAA